The Eggerthella guodeyinii sequence ATGCGCAGCGCGCTCAGCTCGTCGTTGAGCGGCAGCGGCTCGCGACCCACGAGGTGGATCTGCGACAGCCCTCCCTTGAGCAGCGTCATCGCGCCCGCCTGTTTCGCCAGCTCGATGCCGTCGCCCGTGTTGCTGGGGCTGGAGAACGTGTGCCAACCCACGGCACCCGGCGCGTACAGCTCCTTCGCCCAATCCTGGCCGTCGAAACCGCCCGAGGCCAGCATGACGGCCTTCGCGTTGATGGTGTACTCGGTCTTGCCCTGGCGCGCTTTCACGCCTGCAGCCTTGCCGCCGTCCATGAGCACCTCGATGGCGCGCGTTTCCATCATGATTTCCACGCCGTTCTTCTCCGCTTCGGCGATGAGGTTGTCCACGATGCCCTTGCCGCCGGTCGTCGACACCATGGAGCGGTCGGACACGTTGTCGCCGGGCTTCTTGTCGAAGTCGCAGCCCAGCTCCACGAGCCAGTCCATGGCCGCGCCGCCGTTCTCGGCCACGAGGCGGCAGATGTCCATGTTCGCGTCGCCGTCGGACTGGTCGAAGAAGAACTGCGCCACCTCCTCGGGCGTGCCGTAGTCCGTGTAGCCCAGCTCGTCCTGCTTCTTCGCGCCGCAGCAGTAGAAGTTGCCGCTGCAGATGGACGAGTCGCCGCCCGTGATAGTGTGCTTCTCGAGCACGACCACCGTGGCACCGGCGCGCGAGGCCTCCACGGCCGCGCTCATGCCGGCCACGCCGCTGCCCACGACGACGAAGTCGACATCCTTGGTTTCCTGCTTTTCGGCCGGGGTTTCCGCGGCGGCTTGGATGGTGTCGGCTTTCTGGGCGCCGGTCGCGCCGGAGCCGGCGGTGGCGTCCGCGGAGCCCGAGCCCGAGCCGTCGCCGGTGCTTGCGGGGGCTGCGGTGGTTTGCGGCGCGCAGCCGGCGAGGCCGCTGCCGGCCATGACGGCGGCCGTGGCGCCCAGCCCCATGAGGAACGAGCGGCGCGAAACGCCTGCGGATGCGATGGTGTGTCCCTGCTTGGTCATGATGATCCTCCCTGTGACGATGCTTCCTGTCCGACGGTCGGCCCTCCTCCGGCCGATCCGCTGTCGCCATCCTGTCAGGCCGCGCTGCGCCCCACCAGCGCCAAAGTGGGTGGATTGGAAAAACCCTCCATAGTGGAGGGTGCGCTTCTGGGAAAAGCGTGCGGGGGGGGGGGCGGGGCTGTGCTAGCGAAATCCAAAATTCTGGCAGGTTTTGCCCGATATTCGTCCTCGTTTGGCCCCTTTGCTGCGATTGGCGCTCGGCTCGTTCCGCCGACCTGGGGAAACGAAATACGCAGAAGGCGAAACGGTGGTTACGGCCGAATTTCGCACGTCCGGACGACGAATATCGGGCAAAACCTGCCACGAAACTCTGCCACGAAACGGGATTTCGCTGGCGCGGACCCGCGCCTCGGACCCGTGCCGCGGACCCGCGCCTCGGACCCGCGCGCAGCTGTCGAGCCTCCTACCGCCCTTCCGCGTGCAGCTCGACGCGGTCGAGGAGGTCTTGCTTGTCCACGGCGCCGCTCTTCTGGTACACGTTGTGGATGTAGCCCTTGATGGTGTTCGGCGACAGTCCCAGCTCGTCGGCGATGTAGGTGCGCGTGCGGCCCTGGCACAGCAGGATGAGCACGTCGGTCTCGCGCGCGGTGAGGCGGTGGGCCTCGGCGAACGAGCGCAGCAGGTCAACCTGCATCGTGCGCACGTCGCTCGTCTCCGGGGCGGGCGACGACGGCGCGTCCGCCCGCGCGCGCCGGCCCTCCAGCCGCTTCGCCACGATGGGGTTGAGCGCCAGCACGAACAGCGACACGAGCGAGATGAGCGCGAGCCCCGTCACCAGCAAGTCCTGCGCGATCACCGCCGCGCCGAACGCGACGCCCGCGAGGATCAGCAGCGCCGACGCCCCCAGCGCGACGCTCAGGTACACCCACATCGACACGCGGTCGCGCTCGCCCAGCAGGCACACGGCGATGCGCACGTTCATGCCCGACAGATAGAACGCCACGAACACGAGCACCGCCGCGATCACGTGCACGATGGGCGAGGTGATGAACGGCAGCGCGATCAGCGCCACGGCCACGATGGGGAAGAGGATGTCGTACAGGTCGCCCACCGATAGCGCGTGCTTCTTGCGCACCACGTACGCCAGCATGATGCCGGCCGCCAACAGGATGCCCAGCACGGCCTGCGCGGCGATGGGGATGGGCTCCTCGACCACGGTGGCCACCTGGCTCACCGCGCCGAACACGAACGAGAACACCGCCAAGTACGACACCGCTTTCACGAAATCGCCCACGCCGCCCTGCGCGAGGCTGACGCGCCGCGCCGCCGCGTCGAGCGGCGACGTGCGCACGAGCGGCAGCGCCGAAACGACGATGATGCCAAGCGCGAACAGCAGCTCGAAGGTGCCCGATGCGGCGAAGATGACCGCCGCCACCACGCCGCCGCACAAAAACGCGAGCGGCACGGCGCGCGCAAGCGAAACCTCGCCGCGCTCGTGCAGGCTGGTGATGCGCGCCATCCACGCCAGTTCGGCAGTGGCCAGCCCGTAGCCGATCAGGCCCGATGCGGCGATGGCGTACAGCCAGCCGCCCTCGATGAGCCCCACCAGCCGCGCGAACATGAGAGCGTTGCCCAGGAAGGCGGCGGCGAAGGCGCCGACGATGCGCGCGCGGCGCGTGGGCTTGCGGCGCAGCGCGTAGGCCAGCGCGGTGCCGGCCATCGTCAGCGCGTACGCGAGGAAGAACAGCGCGCCGAACGCGTCGCCCGCCCCGTGCGACAGGCTCATTTCCTGGAGGAACGTGCTGGAGATCATGAGGGGGAACGTCAGCCCGCACACGATGCCGTATCCCAAGGCGCTGCCCACGAGCGCACGTTTCGCGCGCGCGGCCTCCGGTTTCGCTTCGAGCTGCATGACCCCTCCCTCCTCGTCCCCCGTATTCTACTCGACGCGCGCGCGGAACCGCGGACGGCTTTCGCCCGCATGCAAAACGCATAGCGCACGGGGGCGGCGCACGAGCAAAACGTACGAATGCCCCGACTCCTCGCTCGGCGCGTAATCGAACGAGCTACGGCATTCGTGTGCCTTTCCGATCGGGAGCGTTTCCCCAGGTCGCCCTTCGCCGCGCTGCCTCATTCCGCCCTCGGTGCCGCAAAACCGCAACATGTGGGCGAATACTGCACGGAAACGGAGCGAGGCAGGCAGGGGAGCCAGAACGAATGTTTCATGTGAAACATTCCGGTGGCGAGACGGGGGCGACGCCCCAACCGGAGGGGGCGGTCGTAAGCCTCTCTCTTGAACCATCATCGACCTATGCCTCCGTTCGGGTTGTCATCTCGAGCGGAGGCGAAGGGTCCCGTGCCCCGTGCGGTGCCAACAGGCACGCTTCCGGCTGGCGTCGCACGGGATCCGACGAACTCGCTTGTGCTCGCCATGGGATGGAAACGGGCTGGAGCTGCGGGACGTCGATGCCGTTCCCCGTAGAGCTGCTTTCGACTTGGACGCAAAACGGTACCCATGACAATTTCAGGCGGTGCTTCGGGTCGTTTGTATCGGGTTTTCGGAAAGGTGTCCTGCATATTCCCAGGTCGCGCAACGCTCGAGACGGCTGCGACCCGAGTTCGCCACGAGTAACATTGTCATGGCTGCCCTTTTGCGCCCATTTCTCCACTCTGGTCGGCATTCTGCCATCCCACGAGTGCGCGACGCGCTGCTGACCGTTCGGTTTCCGTGTGTTCCGCGCGTGCGCGACGCGCGCGGAGCGCGGCCATACTGGGAAGGATCATGCAGCGATAAGGAGCACCTATGGAAGGCGTAGACCGGACGGCGGGCGCGGCGGCGGATGCGGCGCGCGTGCGCGAAAGCGACGAACCCAACACGATGGCGACGGGCAAGCCCGCCGCCCCGCCCTCCGGCAGCCGCCCGCCCTCCGGCGGCGGCACCGCGCCCTCGAACGCGCATCGCACG is a genomic window containing:
- a CDS encoding helix-turn-helix transcriptional regulator, encoding MQLEAKPEAARAKRALVGSALGYGIVCGLTFPLMISSTFLQEMSLSHGAGDAFGALFFLAYALTMAGTALAYALRRKPTRRARIVGAFAAAFLGNALMFARLVGLIEGGWLYAIAASGLIGYGLATAELAWMARITSLHERGEVSLARAVPLAFLCGGVVAAVIFAASGTFELLFALGIIVVSALPLVRTSPLDAAARRVSLAQGGVGDFVKAVSYLAVFSFVFGAVSQVATVVEEPIPIAAQAVLGILLAAGIMLAYVVRKKHALSVGDLYDILFPIVAVALIALPFITSPIVHVIAAVLVFVAFYLSGMNVRIAVCLLGERDRVSMWVYLSVALGASALLILAGVAFGAAVIAQDLLVTGLALISLVSLFVLALNPIVAKRLEGRRARADAPSSPAPETSDVRTMQVDLLRSFAEAHRLTARETDVLILLCQGRTRTYIADELGLSPNTIKGYIHNVYQKSGAVDKQDLLDRVELHAEGR
- a CDS encoding FAD-dependent oxidoreductase, with the protein product MTKQGHTIASAGVSRRSFLMGLGATAAVMAGSGLAGCAPQTTAAPASTGDGSGSGSADATAGSGATGAQKADTIQAAAETPAEKQETKDVDFVVVGSGVAGMSAAVEASRAGATVVVLEKHTITGGDSSICSGNFYCCGAKKQDELGYTDYGTPEEVAQFFFDQSDGDANMDICRLVAENGGAAMDWLVELGCDFDKKPGDNVSDRSMVSTTGGKGIVDNLIAEAEKNGVEIMMETRAIEVLMDGGKAAGVKARQGKTEYTINAKAVMLASGGFDGQDWAKELYAPGAVGWHTFSSPSNTGDGIELAKQAGAMTLLKGGLSQIHLVGREPLPLNDELSALRMVNTGVFVTDLGYRCANESMTSQFDYFTPFVESGRKEFTIICDSQQPEKRLELIKKGVEKGVVDTADTIEALAEAAGLPSYPLAKTIEKYNALCEAGEDTDFHKKPEDLQAITQAPFYAIQITPNTNDSFGQLAISTKAEVLDANRQPVPGLYAGGTLGNAELFYMRYAVSGSSMCMGTVTGRIAAQSAMEYYGA